CTCCGCTCTCCCCTACCGACGCTCTCAGCCCTCTTGGTCCAAGGCCACCCCCGAGGAGGTCTGTGACCAGATCTTCAAGCTCGCCCGACGAggtctttctccttcccagATCGGCGTTATCCTCCGTGACTCCCAGGGTATTCCCCAAGTCAAGAGCGTTACCGGCAACAAGATTTTGAGGATCTTGAAGACCAACGGTAAGTCTTGCTTTGTGCTCTTGCAAGTCGGTCGGCGGAGTGTGCTGGAGAAATTATGGGGTATGCTGAAAGGACGTGACTAACGTTTTCCAAGGTCTTGCCCCTTCTATCCCCGAGGACCTCTACCACCTCATCAAGAAGGCCGTCTCTGTCCGAAAGCACCTCGAGCGAAACAGGGGTGACAAGGATGCCAAGTTGTGGGTTAAAATTTTTCATAATTCGCTCTtgtgatgctgatgatctTGCCCAGCCGAATGATTCTCATTGAGTCTCGAATCCACCGTCTCGCCCGATACTACATCAAGACCCAGCAGGTCCCCGCTACTTTCAAGTACGAGGCCGCTACTGCTTCTACCCTTGTCGCTTAAACGTAAAACAGGGCTGGCTGTgttgggagggaagggatgcatcttctttctttcgtGTACGGATCGTCTTAATTCGCGGTTATGATGCTGGTGATAAGAGTCTGGGGAGTGACATGACGACGTGGACAG
Above is a window of Cryptococcus tetragattii IND107 chromosome 1, whole genome shotgun sequence DNA encoding:
- a CDS encoding 40S ribosomal protein uS15 gives rise to the protein MHSKGKGMSASALPYRRSQPSWSKATPEEVCDQIFKLARRGLSPSQIGVILRDSQGIPQVKSVTGNKILRILKTNGLAPSIPEDLYHLIKKAVSVRKHLERNRGDKDAKFRMILIESRIHRLARYYIKTQQVPATFKYEAATASTLVA